The following coding sequences lie in one Lolium perenne isolate Kyuss_39 chromosome 2, Kyuss_2.0, whole genome shotgun sequence genomic window:
- the LOC127330682 gene encoding F-box/LRR-repeat protein At3g26922, with amino-acid sequence MASGGPDRISALPDELLHHLLSFLRAHELVRTCAVARRWRHLWKSAPALRVTGVKGCLNSGWFVNFVRTLLQRRDASAHLDSFELDLDERDFDFVKPFLPANEWHVNGWFQLAVACGPRVLLALRTTSGIYENPGDYETLELLNLPLISRHITRLELQMVSVRGRTLNFSGCPALADLKMEECDIMGSISSRSLKRLSIILGNFRTDPFRARICLPSLVSLELIGAMRRAPVLVESMPLLVSAIVRLDSTCVDSCPKSDYGDCHDRQCYGCYGAGAYDRRGQSVLLNGLSEAAELELSVDSQVFVINRDLKLCPTFSKLKTLLFSEWCPDIASDLNVLSCFLQHSPILEKLTLQLSEVPKVPVGTQRSYTPSKQYFAGSHLKIVEIKCDEDDARARKVMNILSTYGIPLKKVNIQINKKTSVS; translated from the exons ATGGCCAGCGGCGGCCCCGACCGCATCAGCGCCCTCCCCGACGAACTCCTCCACCACCTGCTCTCCTTCCTCCGTGCGCACGAATTGGTGCGGACGTGCGCGGTTGCGCGGCGCTGGCGCCACCTCTGGAAATCCGCCCCCGCCCTGCGCGTCACCGGTGTCAAGGGGTGCTTAAACTCTGGATGGTTCGTCAACTTCGTCAGAACCTTGCTCCAGCGTCGCGACGCCAGCGCCCACCTGGACTCGTTCGAGCTCGACCTCGACGAGCGCGACTTCGATTTCGTCAAGCCGTTCCTCCCCGCCAACGAGTGGCACGTGAACGGCTGGTTCCAGCTCGCCGTGGCGTGCGGACCCCGGGTGCTGCTGGCGCTGCGCACCACCAGCGGCATCTACGAGAACCCGGGCGACTACGAGACTCTAGAGCTTCTCAATCTCCCTCTCATATCCCGCCACATCACAAGATTGGAACTCCAGATGGTGTCTGTGCGTGGGAGGACTCTCAATTTCTCCGGGTGTCCGGCGCTGGCTGATCTCAAGATGGAGGAGTGCGACATTATGGGGAGTATCTCTTCCCGGTCCTTGAAACGGCTCAGCATCATTTTGGGTAATTTCCGGACAGATCCCTTCCGCGCCCGGATCTGTTTGCCTAGCCTTGTTTCCCTCGAGCTCATCGGCGCAATGCGTAGGGCTCCGGTACTGGTCGAGAGCATGCCACTCTTGGTTTCAGCAATTGTTAGACTTGATTCTACCTGTGTTGATTCTTGTCCTAAGAGTGACTACGGAGATTGTCATGATCGTCAATGTTATGGCTGCTATGGTGCTGGTGCTTATGATAGGCGTGGCCAGTCCGTGCTTTTGAATGGATTGTCGGAAGCTGCGGAGTTGGAGTTGTCAGTTGATTCTCAAGTG TTTGTTATCAATCGGGATTTGAAATTATGCCCTACATTTAGCAAATTAAAGACCCTGTTGTTCAGCGAATGGTGCCCCGATATTGCTAGTGACCTGAATGTGTTAAGTTGCTTCCTCCAACATTCACCAATTCTTGAGAAGCTCACACTCCAGCTCTCTGAG GTACCTAAAGTTCCAGTGGGGACACAAAGAAGTTACACCCCATCAAAGCAATATTTTGCAGGCAGCCATCTGAAGATTGTTGAGATCAAATGCGACGAGGATGATGCGAGGGCTCGCAAGGTTATGAACATCTTGAGCACCTACGGCATACCACTCAAGAAGGTCAATATCCAGATAAATAAGAAAACTTCTGTATCTTAA